One stretch of Desulfovibrio sp. TomC DNA includes these proteins:
- a CDS encoding two-component system sensor histidine kinase NtrB, with the protein MPSIRQILVQNVIKTIPIGLLVISPRGIIIAASPSAAQLLGLSPETLEGRDWHTLLTDGPVNESFNCNLIEAVEKARPFRHCLADYQRPDGGLRRFSMTASCPRIEDRPVGVTLLFDDVTALYRSRERETAALREKNRLQHDMIESLNNLALSVAHQIRNPAAAIGGFALKLLRDHKERHLSTDHPDIIFQEARRLEDLVGAVVRLASLAQPRFAAVQLGRVVEEAVSRATETAAGLHKRVDCRLSLETVEIVADESLLGQAFDEIFLNAVEFAGREAVTIAVNLARRDEACQLTIADDGPGVRNELRPFVFDPFFTTKARGAGIGLSLARKAVLEHNGEIDLHGDASGGTAVVIRLFDTPEAGLGREAFYGRMGLDVREIKTKARELGLDISGLTTIDAVRTIQKREGFSPCFAWGVHDRCGQELCAFRRECVLTMRIDDGRRIIYGGV; encoded by the coding sequence TCAAGACCATTCCGATAGGGCTGCTTGTCATCAGCCCGCGCGGAATCATCATTGCCGCCAGCCCGTCGGCCGCCCAATTGCTCGGTTTGTCTCCCGAAACACTGGAGGGGCGTGATTGGCACACACTTCTGACGGACGGGCCGGTTAACGAATCGTTTAATTGCAATCTCATCGAAGCTGTGGAAAAAGCGCGGCCGTTTCGGCATTGTCTGGCGGATTACCAACGCCCGGACGGTGGGCTGCGGCGCTTCTCTATGACCGCCTCCTGTCCGCGTATCGAGGACAGGCCGGTGGGGGTGACGCTCCTGTTTGACGACGTGACTGCCCTGTACCGAAGCCGGGAACGGGAAACGGCCGCACTTCGGGAGAAAAATCGGCTGCAGCACGACATGATCGAGAGTTTAAACAACCTCGCCCTGTCCGTCGCCCACCAGATACGCAATCCGGCTGCGGCAATTGGCGGATTTGCCCTCAAGCTCCTGCGTGACCACAAAGAACGGCATCTTTCCACAGACCACCCCGACATTATTTTTCAAGAAGCCAGACGGCTGGAAGATCTCGTCGGCGCCGTGGTGCGCCTGGCTTCCCTGGCCCAGCCGCGCTTTGCTGCCGTACAACTTGGCCGGGTGGTCGAGGAAGCGGTCAGCCGGGCCACTGAAACGGCGGCCGGGCTGCACAAACGGGTGGACTGTCGGCTGTCGCTGGAAACAGTCGAGATCGTTGCTGACGAGTCCCTGCTTGGACAGGCGTTTGATGAAATATTTTTGAATGCGGTGGAGTTTGCCGGACGGGAAGCCGTAACCATTGCCGTCAATCTCGCCCGACGGGACGAAGCCTGCCAGCTCACCATTGCCGATGACGGACCAGGGGTGCGAAACGAGCTGCGGCCTTTTGTTTTTGACCCCTTTTTCACCACCAAGGCCCGGGGAGCCGGCATTGGTCTCAGTCTGGCCCGCAAAGCTGTGTTGGAACACAACGGGGAGATCGATCTGCACGGGGACGCGAGCGGTGGAACGGCCGTGGTCATTCGTCTTTTCGATACCCCTGAGGCCGGCCTTGGCCGCGAGGCCTTTTACGGGCGCATGGGGCTTGACGTGCGGGAGATTAAGACCAAGGCCCGGGAACTTGGTCTGGACATTTCGGGTCTGACCACGATCGACGCCGTGCGGACCATCCAGAAACGCGAAGGCTTTTCCCCGTGTTTCGCTTGGGGGGTCCACGACCGTTGCGGCCAGGAATTGTGCGCCTTTCGGCGTGAATGCGTCCTGACCATGCGCATCGACGATGGTCGGCGCATTATCTATGGCGGGGTCTGA